TCTACTTGAAGTGGAATGCTGTCTTCTTGATAGGAAACTTTTCGTGAAACACCAAGTACCAAACCTTTAGCTTCAAGGCTTTTGAATTCGTCTTTCGTAGCATTATAAACAAATCCTGGTTCATGGCCAGCACTGGCATAACAAAAATGATGTGTATCAGGGTTATAACACCCATACATCATTGTTATAAACATATCCGAATCAATATTTCTTTCCACAACTCGATTTAAACTTTCTAACATTTTTCCAGGTTTTTGTCTCTTCTCCGGCAAAGTATCCATAGCATATTTAATCATCGACATGCTCATGGCCGCCGGAACACCTTTCCCGATGACATCTGCAACAGCCACACCAATATTATGATCATCATCAAGCATGTAATCATAATAGTCCCCGCTCATTTTCCCCGCTGGCACACTTATAATTCCTAAATCCATTGAATCCAGCGAAATTTCGCCACTAGGGAGCAAAGACTTCTGCATTCTTGCAGCGACATTTAATTCCGATTCAAGCTGACGTTGACGATCACGGAGGCTTTGATGCTCACGATATGCTAGTCCGTAACCGATCATCACTTCCAATAACAAGTCAAATGAATCCACGACTTCTTCAGGTAATTCTTCTGCTAGCTCTTGAAAAACAGAAAGATGGAGACTCACCGTTTCCTCCGGCGACATATCTTTCTCCATCATTTCTTTACTAAATTGTTGGGCATGATACAAAGCATGCTCACTTTTATTTTTTAAATAGCTTGTTAACATATCTCGGTATAATTGGTACATTGAAACCTTCGTATCTTCCAATCACCAACACCTCCTATCGAAGCCACTTAATTGCAGTAATTGTTGTTCCTTCATTTACCTCAGACTCTATATCGAACGTATCCATTAAACGTTTCACTCCCGGTAGTCCAGCCCCGAGTCCGCCTGAAGTTGTGAACCCATCTTCCATAACACGGCGGAGATCTTTAATACCAGGGCCTTCGTCAACAGCGACTATTTTTATTCCTCGGTTTTCCGATGAAGTGACCTCTTCAATTTGTATTTGACCTTTGTTGGCATATAAATATATATTTCTCGCTAATTCGGAAATCGCTGTCGTGATTCTCGCCTGGTCAACGGAACCAAACCCGATTTCACGCGCAAGTTTACGACCTGCTTGTCTTGCAGCGACAATTCCCCACTCACTGTGGATATCAACATGGGTTTGGACTTGCATATATCAACCCTCCAATTCGAGTTGGAGTCTTTCCAACCCTTGCTCAAGGTCTAATGCCGTAGGGACCTCATCTAGAACGATGCCCATATCAATTAATGTAATGGCAACGGCAGGTTGAATACCGGTTAGCACCACTTTCGCGCCCATTAGGTTAGACATGTCCACCACATCCCCTAATACTTTGGCGATAAATGAATCAATCATCTCTACGGAAGTGAGATCGATGACAACACCTTTTGAACCTTCTTCGTGAATTTTCTCTAAAACATCCTCTTGAAATTGAAGAGCCGTTTGGTCATCCAGTTCCACCTGGACTGAAATTAGTAAATAGTCGTGTAATTTAAGTATGGGAATTCGCAAAACTAGTTCCTCCTTTAAACCTCAAGATCAACAATTTGCTTTTTAGTTATTTCTAAAGCAGCTTCAATTCCTTTTTTCAACGTACTTTTTGTGGGGAATTTCCCTAAATCAATACCAAGATTAACGATAGTTTGTGCGATTTCCGGTCTAATACCTACGAGAATACATTTCGCCCCTACCAATCTAACAGCCTCAGAAGCTTGAATAATATGATGCGCCACCATTGTATCCACAACGGGGACACCTGTAATATCTATCAGGACAACTTGAGAACGGTGCTCAATGACCCCCTCAAGCAAATTCTCCATAATAAGCTTCGCCCGCTCAGTATCAATCGTTCCAATTAACGGCATAACACTTATATTCTGAAAAACTGGAATAAGTGGTGCGGATAATTCTTTCAAAGCCATTTTTTGTAGAAAAACAGTGTTTTCCCACGAACCGGAGTATTGATTAACAAGTAGGTTAACAATATCATCAATCCAACTTTCTATTTCTTGGAAAAACTCGATACTTTTACAATAATTCTCTCCTGTTTCCGACAAAGATTCCACTATAATTTTGCGAAACTCTTGTAAGCCACGCGTAATATAATTAAGTGGCCACCCTAATTGAATAAGCCGTTCGGCAAATTGAATCAAATCATCGTGATATTCTTTCCCTTCAGTTTGAACAGTTAGAATGAGTTTATTTCCAAACTCTTGATTTGTATTTTCGTACATAGTATCAGATATATTTTGCAAAGAATCATCAGAGCGAAATTTTTTTATTTCTTTGGACCATCTTTCCATTATTTCGGTTTTATGCTCTAAAATAATATCTCGAATAAAAGGATTCATCCAGTCTTCCCCCATTTAAACAGTAATAATATTATTATTTCACTGATTAACCTATATTGCAACGGATGCGCAGTGTTTTTTCAGGCTGTTGTCTTATCTTCGCCTGACATTATGAAGGTGAGCTTTCATCAGCCCTTGCGACTTGTACCTCTAAGGATATTTAGCCTAGATTATAAAGCTAAGCTTCAATCAGTGGATGTTCTCGTACTTCTCCCACTGATTGGGAGTTACGTGAATCATGACTTTAGCGTCCGTTAGCTCACGCCTAAAATAGATGTCGCTCTCCTCTATTTTAAGCCAGGAGCTTTACGGACGGTTAGCTGTGATAAAAAAATGTTAAAAAGGCAGGCATTTTCACATTGGAAAACGTCTGCCTTTAGCGACACATTTAAAAATCAATTAACCCAATACTAATGTTTAGGGCATCGTTCACTTTTAACATCATGTCATCATCTAAATGTGTAATTTTGTCAGTTAATCG
The DNA window shown above is from Salipaludibacillus agaradhaerens and carries:
- a CDS encoding anti-sigma regulatory factor, translated to MQVQTHVDIHSEWGIVAARQAGRKLAREIGFGSVDQARITTAISELARNIYLYANKGQIQIEEVTSSENRGIKIVAVDEGPGIKDLRRVMEDGFTTSGGLGAGLPGVKRLMDTFDIESEVNEGTTITAIKWLR
- a CDS encoding PP2C family protein-serine/threonine phosphatase, whose protein sequence is MEDTKVSMYQLYRDMLTSYLKNKSEHALYHAQQFSKEMMEKDMSPEETVSLHLSVFQELAEELPEEVVDSFDLLLEVMIGYGLAYREHQSLRDRQRQLESELNVAARMQKSLLPSGEISLDSMDLGIISVPAGKMSGDYYDYMLDDDHNIGVAVADVIGKGVPAAMSMSMIKYAMDTLPEKRQKPGKMLESLNRVVERNIDSDMFITMMYGCYNPDTHHFCYASAGHEPGFVYNATKDEFKSLEAKGLVLGVSRKVSYQEDSIPLQVDDFIVLLSDGVTECRVNGEFIEREQLVQMIRQYKHLSAQQIVEEIYQDLEKAQEFQLRDDFTLLILRRKV
- a CDS encoding RsbT co-antagonist protein RsbRA — protein: MNPFIRDIILEHKTEIMERWSKEIKKFRSDDSLQNISDTMYENTNQEFGNKLILTVQTEGKEYHDDLIQFAERLIQLGWPLNYITRGLQEFRKIIVESLSETGENYCKSIEFFQEIESWIDDIVNLLVNQYSGSWENTVFLQKMALKELSAPLIPVFQNISVMPLIGTIDTERAKLIMENLLEGVIEHRSQVVLIDITGVPVVDTMVAHHIIQASEAVRLVGAKCILVGIRPEIAQTIVNLGIDLGKFPTKSTLKKGIEAALEITKKQIVDLEV
- a CDS encoding STAS domain-containing protein, with product MRIPILKLHDYLLISVQVELDDQTALQFQEDVLEKIHEEGSKGVVIDLTSVEMIDSFIAKVLGDVVDMSNLMGAKVVLTGIQPAVAITLIDMGIVLDEVPTALDLEQGLERLQLELEG